The Bradyrhizobium guangxiense genomic sequence TTAAATTTTGCTGGGTACCTCTGGGGCAGAGTGACCTCGGGGAAAGAGCATGGGTAAGCGGGCCAAACGTGGAAAGGCGGAGACGCTCGCAATACCGATGGCCGCGAGAGTTGCAATTGGCGCCGTGGCCGTCGCCGCCTTGGGCTACGGTTTGCTGTCTGGCCCGAGCGTGCAACCGACGCGGACGCCGCCTGCACGCGAAGCCCGGGCATCGTCGAGTCCAGTTTACGTGGCACCTCCGGCTCACGCATCGGCTCCAGCCCCGGCTCCCGCTCCGATTCCGGCCCCGGCGCCTCTGGCCGAGCCACCAAAGGCCGACGCCGACGCTCCCGGAGCATTGGTTCGGCAGGTGGTTGACTACGTCAGCCACCAGACGCCGGGTACGGTGATCATCGATACCGGAAACACATTCCTCTATCTCGTCCTCAACGACAGGCAGGCGATGCGCTACGGCATCGGTGTCGGCCGCGAAGGTTTCACATGGTCCGGCGAGCAGACTGTGGCCCGCAAGGCGGAATGGCCGGATTGGCATCCGCCTGCGGAGATGGTCTCGCGCCAGCCTTATCTGCCGCGGTTCATGGCGGGGGGGCCCGGCAATCCGCTCGGCGCGCGCGCGATGTATCTTGGCGAGACCGAGTATCGCATTCACGGCACCAACAAGCCCGACACCATCGGCAAGCGGGTTTCGTCCGGCTGTATCCGGCTGACCAACGAGGACGTCGTCGACCTCTACGAGCGGGTGAAGGTCGGAGCGAAGGTGATCGTGCTTCCGCCAGCCGCTGCCCGCAGGCCGTCTCAGGGAGCGCCGCCTGACGCCGCGTCCCGATCGCCGGACCCGGCATCGCCGTCGAACCGGCCCGCGGCAACCAACGCGCAGATGCCATCATCCGGACCAAAGATCGCCGAGGCTCGGTAAGCCAGTCCTCCGTCCTCGCTCTGCAATTCAACTTGCGACACTTTCCCGGATCGGGCGGAGCAGGGTGATAGGGCAGGGCTTATGA encodes the following:
- a CDS encoding L,D-transpeptidase, with protein sequence MGKRAKRGKAETLAIPMAARVAIGAVAVAALGYGLLSGPSVQPTRTPPAREARASSSPVYVAPPAHASAPAPAPAPIPAPAPLAEPPKADADAPGALVRQVVDYVSHQTPGTVIIDTGNTFLYLVLNDRQAMRYGIGVGREGFTWSGEQTVARKAEWPDWHPPAEMVSRQPYLPRFMAGGPGNPLGARAMYLGETEYRIHGTNKPDTIGKRVSSGCIRLTNEDVVDLYERVKVGAKVIVLPPAAARRPSQGAPPDAASRSPDPASPSNRPAATNAQMPSSGPKIAEAR